The following is a genomic window from Tursiops truncatus isolate mTurTru1 chromosome 7, mTurTru1.mat.Y, whole genome shotgun sequence.
tgaacTAGTAATAACAATAGGAAAGAAATTTCTGTAAGCCTGTTACCATACTGGGAAAAAAGGTGCCTGTATGAGAATTGTGGGAGAAAACTATATAACTGGCCAAACTAATGGTATAATACAGCCATCCACAAAAgaattgatttttatctttctttttcttttcatataagtGCTGAGTCCAGCAGTATTTCATAGGCGTATGGTACTTGAATAGTCAAGCTGTCTTGCCTAAGAGATATTAATTGCTGTTTTAATGatctctatttttctctcctattCATTTGCAAACCTCACATTATTCATCTGCTACCTTATGTGTGTGCATGCTGTGCACACACATGTAACTATATAAGTAATGTTTGCGTTTATATCATATCCATATATACATTCTCTTATCTGCCTGGGTCAAAATGCTCAGAAAAGAATAGAGCAGCACAAAAGCActaaaattttatatgttgaaTCCCAGATGGCTTTGACTTCTCAAACGAGGCTGACTCGAGTATTCCTGGCTCCCCGATCCAACACGGCTCCACTGACCTAGGGATCAAACGTGTGCAAGAGGGGGAGGTGCTGGTGCGCAGGACTCCTGAGCACGGCTCACCGGAGCCCAACTCAGCAGCAGCCACAACAGAGGGTAGGACAGAGATGAGGAGGCAAAAGTCAGTGAGGCAGTTGCTGGAGAAGGATCCTGGCTCTCTGTCCCCAAGCAGAACATCTTTCCATTCTAGTGTGTGTTTCCACTACCCCAGGGTATATTAGCTCCTCCTTGCAAAGTGCACCCCCCCCCCAATATGGCTAGCACCAGGTCAGGTACAATCTTTAGTTACCATTTGTGCTGGCCTGGAGTCTGCATCCCTGTGTAACTAAAGAACAGCTTGGCATGGCTACTAACAAGGGAGAGGCCTGTCTCCAAAAGGTCTGCAAATGCTTGGGATTTTTTCATTACTGAGCATGTTTATTCTAACATCAGGAAAGGAAAAATGCACCCAATGGACATGAGCCTTATTAGTCAGTATGcatcaatttcatttatatagtaatgtattcttttgaaaatatgtgAGGAGAGTTGTAAAGCACTAACACATTATCTTTGAGAAACTGGACTAAAGTGGAGCCAGCTGATTTGTCTCTAGTCCCAGGGTGGTCAATTAACAAGAATTTCTTATCTCTTTGACAGAATAAACAAGTATTGATTGGCTTTTTATAATCGTTGAGTCAGGTTGCCTGGGTCTAACTAGTGAACTACTGACATCTTTCCTCTATAAATGTGCTGTCCTGGTGCACActacattttatcatttattgtaaataatgattgCCTTATAAAGCTCCCAAACAGAATTGAAATGTATTATTTAGAGGTTATAAATCCTAGCAGATCCTTTTTTCTACAGTGTGGGTATctcaaatgagaattttttttaccCCTCCCCTGCCACCACACCCATGACCACTATCTGGAAAAGAATACCTCTCTCTGATAGGAAAGTATTTGCAGTTTTACGTGTGATGCCATAGAAGGTGGTTTTGTGAAAGAGGGAACTGTGGCCTGatagtttttcattatttaatatattgCTGCTGTGGAAGCTATACACTAATTTATGAAATATagcaagaagttttaaaataggttacatatttttacttattttaaagacCAAACATACATGAAGCAGTTACCTTCCACCTTAGGGAAATCTCTTGCTTTTTGGTGCATTAGAAATTTGAGCATGCTCAGTAAGAATCTAAATCTACCCTCTGTTCCCTTGCCCATTTGCCCAGATTGGCCTTACTTCATTTAACATTGTTGCATGTGCATGATCTAGGGACACAAAGAAGTTGGTGCTATGAAAAGAATCGTGTGAAAGACGCAGCCTTCCCTTTTCGTTCTTCTGTATCTCTTTATGTTATCCCTGGGAGTCAGTTTTATCTTGTATAATGcataaaaataagtatatgaatAGCTGTTGAATTCAGAGTTGGCCTAAATTGAACAACAGtctatttctccacattcttgatGCCTAAATGAGACACTTGACGTGTATCTACTACCATTGTTAGAATATTGGAGTATTTGTGCTAAACGGAAGTACATTAACACTTGATGAAATTCTAAAAAGTATGGGATTAGGTAGAAACATTTCTTCCTGTTAATCATAAGTCATacactttgaaaaagaaatcaaaatagaattcctttaaaatatcctATTAAATGTTAAAACATCCTATTTTAATATCTCCTATTACTGGTAAAATTTCACTTTGTGAGGGTGGGGTGTAGCCACAAAGAAAGAGGAATGAGTCCCTTTGGTGTGTTTGaaatttctcaaattattttcccttttaatctAGCTTAATTGTAGCTTTAAATCAATATTAGTAAAAGCTAATTTATAAGGAAAGGCAGACATAAACAGAAAAGTTCATTAAAAATCCTTTTTGGTTGCCTCATCTTTGGATCATGAATAGTATTATCACCCAGGgggaaaattagaaaggaaaaaagttgtTAGACACAATTGCCTTTTTATTCCTTGAggttttttaaacagaaatatggaAATTGCTAAAACCTATGAAAAGTTTTGGTAATTCTGAAGTCTTCTGGAGCTTTTGGATTAGCATCAATAATTGgtcttctaaaagaaaaagaagggaattccctggtggtccagtggttaggactctgtgctctcactgccgagggcccaatTTCagtccctggacagggaactaaaatcccacaagctgtgtggcacagccaaaaaaagaaagaaagaaaaaaggaaaagaaaacatgttttctaATGGTTTTAAATAGTTTTACAGTTAAAGTTGTATTTATTATATGTTGAAATTGAAGGGAGAATATGACCCCATCACCTACCTTTATCCCGATTGTGAAGTAACATTTTATGTTGTGacttttaaaagctgaatttAAAGTTATTACTAAACTGAGGACAACGCTTATGATTAAAGTATATTCAGTGTTCCACTATACTGAAATAGCATTTCTTAGTATATAAAATATCAGTAGATTCTCTTGCATGGTGGTTTTTATGTTATCATCATCTCTTTATGGCCATATCGCTTGGGCGTCAGATCTGCATGTGGCAAGATTCAGAAGCTAGCACTAAGTCTCTCAGTCTCCTTTCCTAACCATATATATACCCAATGATACATTTCTGTTCACTCCTAGTTTTATATTTACTGATATTAATTCTGAACCAGTAACTGTCTTTTCTTGGGCATTGTGGAGTTCTTTAGAGTAATTGTAAATAATTGCTAAGATGatgtcatataaatataaagtttttgttttgctgtatatTATATACGGTTCTTTTGAAGAAGGGGTTGAGAGAAGTGGTGTCAGCTGCATTTTCATATGGCTTTGCATGATGAATAAAGATTGTTAAACTGCTGGAAATAACAAGATGCCTTTTGCTTTAAGGATAGCCTAGTTCATTATTCTTTTGAAGCAAAGAAATAACTAATGCatatgagaaaacatttttatttttttcaggtacTGTGTTAAATAAAGATTGTGTTTAactatttcatgtatattttacttaGGTAACTTGTATCTCAAAGTAatgttttttcagatttttttcctaacattttaCCTTAACTATAATATTGATATCTGTATGTAGATTCAGATTTAACTTTCTTACAGTCTGgtaaacatatttaaaaggtAGCAAACTGCTATCagtttttgaaagaaacaaatgttCTACTTTCTAAGAGAATGTTGATCATACTTTCAGTAAGAGAATTGGGCTTTCTGGAAACCCCAAgctaaatatattatatatgcttCCTTTCTTACAAAATCCCAAAATAAGGATTCTTTCATTAACTGCAGTTTCTGCATGAAACATAATGAGACACTATAGTATTTTGTGATCCCGACAATAATATATCtctaaatactaaaaaatattatagaaatacatcatataaaaattattgtatatattatttatatattataaaatagtaaaaattctTCCTCAGTATCCCTGCTGGTTCCCTACCCTTGCTCTCTGATaatcaaatattttcacattaatCGATCAAGAAAATATGGAAACCAGTGAGTAGAGATTTTCATAAGACAGAATGTGAATATGAAGTTACTGGAAGCAATCTAGAGTTTTTAGTTTAGAGTTAGAAAATGTACTAGTTCCATGTTAAAGGTTTTAAAGCCATTTAGAAGCACTTAGCtgttgaataaatataaaatttcattgtaGTTAAAAAGGGTTTGGGGATGAGTTTTTGACATTATTCTGCGTGACTGAAATTAGAAGGGGGTCTCATTTGTAAGTTCTATTTTATGATAGGTTAAGGAAGATATGaggaaaaatttttgtttttttaaatagatatggTCACCTCAAATTGACAAGGTGTATCATAAAGATTTATGTAACAAAATGTTGTATTTTACCCTAAGTTGTTTTGTGTGTCTAAATATTGATAGTATGCTAGGTTTGTTTGTGGATAGTTTTACAAAAGCTAGCCTAATTAAAGCTAAATGAATAGAATGAATAACATTAGAATTCTAGATTAAGGTTTCTTCCCCTAAATTATTTAGGGGAAGTGTTGATAGCAAGGGCCATTGCTGACCTATAGCAAACATTACCTAGGAGATAAGGTCAGTTGAGTTGTTATTCACAGCTACTTCTTATTTAATTTAGCTATTGCTGAGTCTGTCTGATTTGTTTTTTAGGTGCTGAGGGTGTAAATGGAGGAGAGGAGTCGGTAAACCTGAATGATGCAGATGAAGGATTTTCATCAGGGGCTTCCCTCAGCAGCCAGCCAATTGGGACCAAACCATCCTCCTCTTCTCAGAGGGGAAACTTAAGGAAAGTAGCAACTGGGCGTTCAGCCAAGGATAAAGAAACAACTTCTGCTATCAAATCCAGTGAGAGCCCTCGAGATTCAGTAGTTCGCAGGCAGTATGTACAGCAACCAGCTGATCTTAGTGTAGATTCAATTGAGCTGACGCCGATGAAGAAACACCTGAGCCTGCCTGCTGGCCAGGTGGTGCCAAAAACTAATAGTATAAGTCTAATCCGGACAGCCAGTGCTTCCTCAAGTAAATCGTTTGACTATGTAAATGGCAGTCAAGCAAGTACCAGCATTGGGGTTGGCACTGAGGGTGTTACTAATTTAGCAGCTAACAATGCTAATCGATATTCAACTGTCAGTCTGCAGGAAGACCGGCTAGGTCAAGCTGGAGAAGGTAAAGAGCTCCTCAGCCCAGGGGCTCCCTTAACCAAGCAGTCTCGATCCCCAAGTTTCAATATGCAGCTAATATCCCAGGTGTAGTCTTGACATCCTCTCTCATCTTTCTGCTTACCTTCTAAACTGAACATTTCATGTGCAAGAAGACACTTCATCCCACTTGTGAAAATATTGGTCATCATAAACAGATTTGATTTAGTTTAGGTATCTTCATACTgtattttgtatggaaacagcaataaggttttcttttccctccttcctatATCTTCTCTTCACCTATTCCTTGTAAATGTGTTTGTGAAGCAGTAGAAAATGTTTGTGTTTTCCACACCTTCCTTTCTCCTTGGGTGAAGTGCAATCCATCGTAGGCTGATCGGTCCCATTTCAACACTGTGAGACTGAGGTTATGTTAGAGGAAATGGTGTATATGATCCCTATGAATGATTCTTcagcttttgtttaaaaaaaaaaaaacgggttTGTTCTCATAATCTATGAAGATTACTGGgtcatattttttctctcttaaccAGGAGTGCCTCAGAGATTCTGCTATGACTTTGGACTTCTCTGAGTCTGTGCAATTATTTTCTTGAGAAGCATGGGGAAAGGTGGTAGACTGCTGCACTTTTTCATTAAAACGAGGGtggctcttttttcccccatctccTTTATCTCGAGGACACAATGTTCAATTACTGAGGCATTTAAATCAAGTTGTAGCCACCTCTGTTGGAGGACAGGGCTCTAAGTTGATTGTGTAATAGATAATGCACTTTCTCAATGGCTCTATAGTCATTATTAACatgtcttccctcctccccccaaggACATAAGGTCATTTCTGTCCTTCAAGTTTGAACAGCTAATAAATCAGAGAATCCAAGGGGCATGTTCTATTTCCCAGGAATGATTGACACTTTGGTGCTGGGGTTTTATGTGGGGAGGGGGTAGTTTTTGTTTAGCTTGTGTGGGATTGTGTGTGAGGGaagttttgattgttttttttcttttcctttgtgagcTGTTGATGACTGAAGTAGAACAGGTACGTCTTCAGGTAAAGAGAGGGATTTCTCAACCCACTTTCTGTGATGTCAGACTATTGGAGAAACCCTTTCAGCTGCTTTCTAGATGTACCTAAATTCAGTCAGATATTTTGGATTAAGAAACCTGAAGTCCTGATAGATCATATACTCCAAGGAAATACATCAGGGACAGATAATTGGCTGAAAACACTGACGCTTCAATGTGACACAtttttatagaacatttctacCAGGGGGTACTGACTTGATTTCTCCTAAAAGGACCACACTGCCTTTGTGTTTAATGTAATGCAATTTGTGTACCTTCTAATCATATATCTGCAaaagtttctcatttttataaaaaatcatGCCAGTAAGCTAGATGTTGAATGTATGTAAGTAGCATTTGGTAACTGTACTAAGAGGCTACAAAAGTGCattattggtttaaaaaaattttttttttagttctgatTTGGTTGGATAAGGTTTCTTTATGACCTTTTCTGGGTCTCAGGCTCTAATGCTTGattgaaatagaagaaaatacattgGTTTTTGAAAATCAGTGTATTGTGACTTGAACTGCTATACATTCTTCCACACAGTATGTCAGAGTGATTAGTGCTTTGTACatttagacatttttattttattgttgtgaaagaaaaatatactgaatttATAGAAAGCAAGTATTCTCCTAattaacaaagtttaaaatattatctctACTGATTAAAATTACAATagattttgataaataaaataaccagaaaaatgcCTCTTGTTTTTTTCACACCTAAAAATCtacccatccccccccccccaccttttatTGTAAGAGGTTTTTGTAAGGGACTTTCTGTTAGAATCTTTATAAGAACAGTGAGATGCTTGTTTGAATTTGGTGGTGTGTAATATTTTTCAGCTcacatgaaaatggaaaactaGAGCCTGAACTATTACCTACAACATTGCCAAAGTCCGGGGGAAAGCTAAAAGTTGATAAACAGAGATTTGTtgattgtgtatatatatatgtgtgtgtgtgtgtgtgtgtgtgtgtatagtgtgtatatgtataaatcaCAAAGAATATTTTAGATATCCCTTACTTCTTTTAATTTAAGGGATGTCAGGTAAAtgaattaaaagcaacaaaataaatgaggtgTAAAGGTCTGTAACATACAGAGTTTCAGGTGTGAAAGGAAAAGAGCATTGTACTTACCAGGGGGTGAGGTCTTGGCCATGGCTGGAGATCAGTCACTTTATGGCAGAAATGTCTGGTTGATTTAAGAGACTGAAGGGTTGTTTTTAATTCAACACATTGTGCATTTATTGGCATCTAAATCTAGCATGATTTTAGTTAAAGCacaaaaaaataccaaataataCCAGATTACAACAAAggctataataaatataataagctCTCCCTCTGGTTTGTTAGAAATCTTATACCTGAAAAGTTGGT
Proteins encoded in this region:
- the HYCC2 gene encoding hyccin 2 isoform X4 encodes the protein MWVYLRLTVSRDRQSNGCIEALLLGIYNLEIADKDGNNKVLSFTIPSLSKPSIYHEPSTIGSMALTEGALCQHDLIRVVYSDLHPQRETFTAQNRFEVLSFLMLCYNSAIVYMPASSYQSLCRMGSRVCVSGFPRQHEKHWKELCGRIVLDPEFMVQLLTGVYYAMYNGQWDLGQEVLDDIIYRAQLELFSQPLLVANAMKNSLPFDAPDSSQEGQKVLKVEVTPTVPRISRTAITTASIRRHRWRREDGFDFSNEADSSIPGSPIQHGSTDLGIKRVQEGEVLVRRTPEHGSPEPNSAAATTEGAEGVNGGEESVNLNDADEGFSSGASLSSQPIGTKPSSSSQRGNLRKVATGRSAKDKETTSAIKSSESPRDSVVRRQYVQQPADLSVDSIELTPMKKHLSLPAGQVVPKTNSISLIRTASASSSKSFDYVNGSQASTSIGVGTEGVTNLAANNANRYSTVSLQEDRLGQAGEGKELLSPGAPLTKQSRSPSFNMQLISQV